A stretch of DNA from Pleurodeles waltl isolate 20211129_DDA chromosome 3_2, aPleWal1.hap1.20221129, whole genome shotgun sequence:
TACGTTTACGGAATAAAAGCATATGCcagaaatctgcatttgattaaatATCAATTCATCACTTGTTATATGTTTAATACCACGTGTGGAGTTCTTTATCCAATAGAAAGATGCCATTAAGCATGATAAGTCTCTAAGCAAGTTTATTTGCATAagaagaaactccagccacagcCTACAAAGCTTCACATTCTCTATTTACCTATAGTCATTCTATCTCTAAGTTCCATCAGAATACTCATAATCATGGTAACACAACagttccaggaaagcattgcagaaATAAAGGAACAATGACATTATAAATTAAAGACACTTTACCACAGCATTTCTTCACACTGAAATGAAGGGGGGGGGATCTCTGTGCTGGAAGACATGATCCTTACAACACTAGAAATCCAGGTTTTGCCTCTTTCCACTCTCTTCTGGCCTGAAGTATTAGCTTAGATTTCCAAGGAGCCTACTTAGGAACCTGATCCCAATGTGCTGGGTTAAGATGACCAGATCTCGCTCTAGAACCCGGAGGACATGAGTCCTATGCACACTGTGTCACAGGAACCAAGCAAAACCTGGCTGATGATGCCTacctagggtgaaaccagtcctgggttgcttgtgatcCTGGAgaaccaggcctggcagtttgggctgtactgttctcactgcagcagggtcaagactgatttgcatataactggatCCAGACAGAGCTTCTATGGTGAGCAAATGAAAGCTGGACTGCTGCAAATCATGCAAAGCATTTATATTGTATTCAacaattcataaatatataaatacaaggaCAATTATATACTAAAATAAGTATCTGATTGTGCTTCAAGTGTGATAAGTGATGCAAAGCAGCCCTCTTCTGAATCAAATGTGCAATAGCATATATAGGCACTTAAAAATAACGATGACTGTCAGAAAATCATCGAAAACTGAATAGTTCAGTTATTCTTGTGGCGCTATATATTATACTACATGGCAGTCCAACTGTATAGTAATGTCAGTGTTTCAAACCCATGGAGTAATTTACACAGAGTCCTGTTACGTATGGCTGTTGCATGGAGTATTCATGTTGGAAATATGATAGTGCACACAAAGCTGTACATTCAAAACCACACAAGTCCTTAATCcatataaatatttttctttgtttagcATAAAAATCAAAGATTAATTGCCTTACCAAACATGGGAAAACATTACAATGCCAGATTAGAACTGTTGTGCTGATCCCAATAAGTGTGCACAATTGTGTCCAAGTGGTGCAGAGATGGTATATGCACAACGTGTAATATAAATAGAGCAGCAACCACATCAGCAGGTTAcacaccatgacaaactgttttcaCATAATAATGTGACACTTTGAGACACTCTGATGGTATGACGTGTCGTGTTTCAACCCTATTTTCTGACCCGGCAGGATCTTCCTCAGCACAGGCAACTTTCAGTAGGGCTGAGGCCATTAGCAAGAGATACAAGTAGTGAAGGTCTGAGAAGAGGGTGGAAAAGGAGAGCATGGCAGAACAAAAGGAGCATGGTAAGGAGACAGACTTCCAGTGGTTGAGTGTGACAGTGAGAAGAATACTGCAACAACTTTGGAAACATAGAGCTACCATTGTCACCATCTGTGCTAATGTTAATAGCATTTCCTTTTAATGTTAAGCATTTCTTTCACCGTTGCATGCCTCAGGGACGTTGATGAGGAAAgacagcagggtgctgtgtgctGGTGAGACCAATGGGTGTTTGACTTAATTAGATGCATGTTATAACAAATTCCAAGGAACTTGTGGCTTTGCTAACGCGTCCCAAACCTTggtaatttaacttacaagggaaCTCGTTTTagtccaatgaatcttttgaccacgtttggggacttcccagaacgagatatccgtttagcatttcaatcaatagatcaataacctaatcaatattcacaataactaatcaatccacTTAATcagtaacatttaataagaataaaacacactgtggcctttcagccatgaataaccacacaaatctagtacgatttaggatatttattccctattagttaaactctagtatcatatttattagtcgcaatatAAATAAGCACAAtgaaaaccactataacttggcaactcgagtaaggCTTTATAGGcgtaggtcatgaacattagaacaaagcacaatgttaacatgagtcaactttagcagagtatcattagtacattattcaacaaagcaagaattcagtcatttgtctatttgcgtagggtATTTGTGaaatccttaactaacctcgaattagcatcagcatgttgggcttcatgcaaaacaatttagcaacatgaatttggaaaacatctaactatgacctctatcaaaagagcagttggtacctagaaagaaaaggcaaacagacaattacaatttatcatcagatagttacccatccgaatgagtcagcatacgggatcagtcttcatcctcaggacatcagtcgattcgccatcagcagggatagaacaggtaagtctcagtagggcatagcaagaaaactcttccctcataaggaggagaagtgcatatcaggcaagaagtgggatgaggatggtttaaagtataagacagctaaagacaaagggggtcattacgaccctggcggtcagcggagaagcggcggtcttaccgccaacaggctggtggtaaaaatttgggaattatgaccatggcggtaatccgccacttctccgatccgaccgccagggcggagacgactgctgggctggagacctgggtctccagcccggcggtcgtcacaataccaccggcggtatcataacccagctgaccgccatggatttcatgggttttggaaccgccatgaaatccatggcggtgagcactatcagtgccagggaattcgttccctggcactgataggggtctcccccactccccacccccaccccgagtccttcctctacaccccccaccacccctgccaccccaaaggtggcaggaaccccctccccacccctacccccaatattacattacacattcacacccgacacgcacgcaggcaccaccaacacacatacccgcacacacaccaacatacatgccaacagccacacacagtcatacgcacacacccacattcagacatccacgcacacatccatacagacatacacacagacagacatgcactcattcccaaacacacaacacccctgcatgcatacacgcactcacacaccccctctacatacacacacgcacacccccatgcacgcacacaacacacaacacccccccccctaacggacaatcaacttacctggtccgttgatcctccgggaggggacgggatccatgggggctgctccgccgccaccacaccgtcaacagaacaccgccacgccgaatcacagaacgtgattcggtgggcggtgttctgttgacgtggcggaggaggtggagcaacctccacttccccgccgcccgccagtatggctgctggcggctctccatccgaaaaaggacggagagctgccagcagtcataatacgcagagcggaaaaccgccaccactggcggtcttcagcacggcggtccctcggcggtcttgtaaaaaaaccactgaggttgtaatgaccaccaaaatctctCAGAATGCAAAGGGTGATGaagaatggctaagaatggcttgataatggcttcaggaagaatggctaagaatggctGATTTTTTCTCGGGTCATgcagttatatcaaagttgtcaaacaagtctctaatttcccattgggcaatatttggggcattgttatctctgtccaataatccgtcacacaccttactagaactttcacctaagacagttctcatgcagttgattggctcctgtgattgacgtcttcaacgggtggaatgtcaggtatgaaaagttacacttgtcgctccagtcagtacttccaattctcttctcctagtccaggcgaccttgcacctgttgcgaattacactgttgcattcggcaagaatgtctccttgagcaagtcgggtcccatgagaaagaatttactacggctacacacatatctccagcttctggaaaagtacagctttgtgtccttcaggaaagcagcacattgcacgttagaaaaacacaattaatatgagaccaggcagctaggctcagacccttgctaactaaggcctaatgagtaatttagcataaccctaatacataactcttaatgctgatacaaaatcatacattagtacactgttcattcattattaatcagtttcattaatcatcatatacattggtggccacgccccgtgggcacatttcatacgcgTACATTAATTTTCTTCTAAGTTAATACATCTTCTATGCTGCCTCATTACACATTatgttgcaagcttttcatgttaatattgattacagCAGTCACACTCCAACAACCTCATATTCTTAGTAAAGCAGTTTTGGTGGCAGAACTTTGTAATATAAAAAGAAGTGACAAGAACTTTTCGGAGTGTTACCCCTACTGTTTATTTAAAGGAAAGAGACTTTAAGCGGAGTTCCTTTAGTATGTCAAAGGACCTTAAATTGATATACAATATCCTCAGAATGTACAGTAGGGAGGTGTTTTATTTCATATTATGAACAATGACACATCCTCCAGACATATCATAAATCATCAGTCTAATGCTTATTCTTATGAAGGATTTTGTATGGTTGCAAATATGCACAATTCATGGCGAATATATgctgtaaaaataaacaaaatcattaATAGGTTATATGTGTTTTCTACAATATGTTTAAGCAActacactatgttgaaaagcaactaTAGTGGTAAAATACTGACAGATTTCTGCATTCCTCTAAAAAAGGTTCACAATCCAGTAAATTCAAATGCTAACAAAAGTGTCTGCTAGGAAGATAAGGAATATATTTTCAGAGAATAAAAGTTCGGAAAGAAGAGTTGGGCAGGTCTTTGTCTAAActaggggtctccaaactttttaggtGTGAGAGCTACTTCTAATGAGTCAAAATCATCatcagctactgaaggctaaacaactggCACATTATTACCAGTCACCCCTACGCCCAGCTTCTTTGACGTCAGGGCTAATGTCCATAGAGCAAGATACTATGGTTCTAAAAACATCCTTGGATTAGGGGCATTATGTCTGGGCCGCCATGTGTatcagtgagagtgtggtctttggggaAATATGCACGTGTGTGAATGGGATATATACTGAGAGCTTGTgccatatgtacttgtggcacaggacactgGTACATATATAATACAAACATACAACCGTTTTttgttaaatgggagaaatttgaagtgcagaaaaatgttcaaagtattgaacatttttctgcacaatAAATTTCTCCCAGTTAAAAAaatactgtatttttcagttataaatatggcacattgtcTGCTGGCCACTGGGGTAAAGAGGCCTTTTGTTTGTAAACAACGCTTTGAAATATGAGAAAGTTAAAATGAAGAATTAACTTATTCATtatggtaacttttcattttaattttctctcatttaaaagcattcagaaacataattttgttctgacGCTCCAATATTTAGTTGATAAGATCTTTTGTTTAAGAGTTAAATAGTGCTTCAGTTCTTCCCTTCTGTGCCCCAGTCCCATCCTGGGTCACACATCTGACTGAACACTGCTTATTCTAAggccctgctgtctgaagcctgatgataataatgtaaaataaacacagctcttaactttaaaaggaaaatgtgaccctgcGCTTATTTAAAAAAGGAACTCAAGGAtgagagctactctgaaggtgacTAGGAGCTATTGGTAGCTCATGaaagactggttggagacacctggtcaTTACAGTAGTGCTTCATGATACTATCGGCAGTCTCTTCTAGCGGTACTGTGATGTCATATGTCAACTATAATAACGTCTTAAATGAGAATAGTGATGTAATGTTCTTATTGACTGGaagtagtgatgtaatatgtagattgaaacataaaaataaggcttAGATTTTCATAAATGTATTAGTTACCCATGTATGACTATTGTTGGTTTAAGTGTGGGAGTCCCCTGTCTGGCTCTACGCCCTCACCCGTCACTGCTTCTCTCCCTCTCACCTATGCAGGTCCTGTCCCTGGTGAAGGTGGCTGTGAAGAACATGACGTCCTGTGTCTTCCTCCTGCTGGTTGTAAACTCCCTTTCGGGTCTCAGCCCGGCCTCTTCACAGTCTTGGGAGCAGTTCGAAAAGAAGCACATTGATGACTCGGTACGAGGAGGAGGCAACGTTTACTGCTACTCTGAAATCCGAAATCGAGGAATCACAGCTGCACGAGGACAGTGTAAACCAAAAAACACCTTCATCCACTCACCATCGAACACCATCAAGGGCTTGTGCACAGGCATAGTTGGATCTCAGTACATCACAAGCAACAACCCATACTATCTCACCCACTGCGAACATCTTTCCTTAATACCTCAGGAAATGCCACCAAACTGCAACTATATGGCCTATAACTACTACAAACCTATCATGATTAAGTGTGATGGTGGTACCCCTGTGCACTTTGAGAAAATCATGTAATCCTTAAATCCTGAATTACAGCCGGTTGCAAGAGTAAAACACTGGTGTTGCAAGTAGGTTAATATGTAGGTTAATTTATAAACCTTAGGTGAGCCAAGCTCTGTATACAGCTTTAAGTATCAGTGGCCTCAAATACAAAGCAATTTTGTGGATGATTCTCAAAACCACAGGGTTTACACATAGTATTTTTTGTGATGTACAAAATCACTTTTGCAAGCCAGAGAAGACCTCCTGACTCGCAAGTGGGTTTTGTAATCCATTATGAATTGCAGATATGGTGTATCATGGAATTGGGGTGagccaccctaaaccccctcctcaTCCCCGTGTGCCCCCCTATATCTGGGAGTCATAGTAGTGTGCAACAATGCTTTGTGGCTGCAACTGTTCTTGCAGAACATTGATCGGATATCCTAAGTCCGTGGTATGTGCTTCCCAAATGGGAAAGTTTCTCCTTTGGTTACCCAGGGAGGGCAGCATAGGGGGAGGGAGAGGACACCGCTGGTGGACATAGCACCTGAAGCTCAAAAGGACTTTGCATTTGCAAAGCCGGTGGAGCTGACTTTGCAAATGTCTCAATTTGACTGCACTATGTAAATAGTGTTACGAATCTcaatgcacgcattcaaacacttaCAAATCATAAGAGAAAGGGAGCTGCATAGTGGGTCCCTTCCCCATGAAATGGGAAATTCAATGCACAAGTGTTTTGCAACAACTTACACGTTCATAAAGCAAGGAATGATTAATGAATGCTAAGGGCAGGCGTTAAGCATGTGCATTGTGTAAGCTGTCAATATATGGAAGATACACTGGGCATGTACAGGCTGTGGACATCACAAAGTGCAGACATTAGTCCAATTGTTCGCTGCATGCTCTAGTaccaatgtttaattaaatgaatgaataaatgaacaaATTACATAATGTTAACATTTGAAAGTGTCCAATACCCAACTGGTCTCTTGACACTGACGCAAATTCACAATGTGCCACTTTTGTGGCATGTCAACCTCTGGTCCTTTAAGAGTTTaggtctgttggaaatggccctctctacagggtcaccccaaaactttgtgcctacctcctccatactttttgctggatttttgctttgttggccttaaaactctgtgcactttaccactgctggcaagTGCTAAAAGGCTCCTGCTCACTCTATTAAACATGGTTTGACTGGcacacacctgattggcatgtttaaattacttgtaagtcccttgaaaAGTGGTATGCCGTATactcagggcctctaaattaattgctaccagtaggcctgcagcacgtattgtgccacacacaaaacatgtcccaggcccgtCATTGCAGCCTGTAGGCAGTGTCCcattgccatgtcgacttgacatttaaaaccccttgccaagcttttaaatcctcttttattacatatgtcatccctgagGTAGACCAAAGGTAGCTCATATGGTAGGGTACtgtataattaaaaggtaggacatgtactttcaagttttacatgcccCAGTAGTgataaactcccaaattagttttcactactttgaggcctacccctttctatatgataacattggggattccttattatatttaataagctgtaatcccTAAAGGAGAGGAGGCGGATAAAGCATGTTTGGTACAtataaacttgtaatgataaaccctctttaatgggaaag
This window harbors:
- the LOC138286357 gene encoding sialic acid-binding lectin-like — translated: MTSCVFLLLVVNSLSGLSPASSQSWEQFEKKHIDDSVRGGGNVYCYSEIRNRGITAARGQCKPKNTFIHSPSNTIKGLCTGIVGSQYITSNNPYYLTHCEHLSLIPQEMPPNCNYMAYNYYKPIMIKCDGGTPVHFEKIM